The nucleotide window CGGTGAATTCACCCAGCGACAGACCGGCGGCGGCCACCACCTCCAGCGCCGGCACCCGCTCCTTGAGCAGCGCCAGACCAATCAGGCCGTGCAGGTACAGCGCGGGCTGGCAGCGCGAGGTCTTCGTCAGCTCCTCGTCCGGCCCCTCGAACATGATTTCGGAAAGGGAGAATCCCAAGGCGGCATCGGCCTGGGCGACCATGCTCCGCGCGGTGGTGGAGGTCTCGAACCAATCCTTGGCCATGCCCACCTTCTGGGCTCCCTGACCGGAAAAAAGCACTGCGATCTTGCTCATGTGGCGGCGATCTAAGCCCCCGCCAACGAGCGGATCAAGTCCGCAGCCTCCCGCGCCCGGGTCTCCAGAAGCTCGCCTCCGCGCCGCATCGATTCCTCCAACGGCAGGCCGTACGCCGCCAGATCGAACATGGCATCGAAGAACGGAGCCGCCACCGGCAACGTCCGTCCGGCAAACGCGACCACCGGCTTCCCGGCCTCCCGCGCCATCCGCGCCACCCCGGCCGGGCCCTTGCCGCCCAGCGTCTGCTCGTCCAGCGAACCTTCCCCGGTGATGACCAGATCCACTTCCACCAGCCTCTCGCGCAAACCGAGCGCGCCCGCGACCAGATCGAATCCGGACACCAGCCGCGCCCCGGCGAACCGCAGCAAGCCGAAACCCAGACCGCCCGCCGCACCCGCGCCCGGCGTGATTTCCTCATTCTCCCCACCGCTCACGGCCACCAGCCCACCGAGCACTCCATCCAAAAACACCACGTCCTCCGGCGAGGCCCCCTTTTGAGGACCAAACACCGCCGAGGCTCCGCGCTCCCCGAGCAGCGGGTGATCCACATCGCACGCCACCAGAATCTCCGGCAGCGCGATGCGCCCGCCTTCATCCACCACCGCGAGCCATTCCAGCTCCGCGGGCACGGGCTGCAATTCAGCGCCCATCACATCCAGAAAACGAACGCCAAGTGCCGCCGCCATGCCCGCGCCGCCGTCATTCGTCGCACTGCCACCGAGCCCCACCAGCAGTTTCTTCGCTCCGGAAACCTCCACCGCGTGCCGCATCAGCTCGCCGGTGCCGTAGGTGCTCATGATCCGCGGATTCCGCTCCTCCGGCTTCAGCCGCCACATGCCGCTGGCCTCCGCCATCTCGATCACCGCCGTGGGCACTCCCTGCACGTGAATGAGGCCGTAGCTGCCTTGGATCGGTCGGCCAAGCGGATCGTGCGTGGGCGCATGCACCTTCACGCCGCCAAGCGCCGTCACCATCGCATCGACAAATCCCTCGCCGCCATCCGCGATCGGGCACAGCCCGGCCTCCGTCCCCTCTCCCAGTCCGCGCCGGATCGCCTCACAGGCCTCCAACGCGCTCAGGGAACCCTTGAATTTGTCACAAGCAATGAGCACTCGCATGCATCAAACTGGCGGGCCGTTCCGATGGCGGGAAGCGCCAAGTTCAGATGGAAAGCACCTTTTAAAACCACGGATTACGCGGATTGAACGGATTTTTGAAGAGACGGATAGGACCGCAGATTTCGCAAATGACGCAGATTTTTTGGATTTAGAATCTTCTCTTCAAATCTGCGTCATCTGCGAAATCTGTGGTCGAATCCATGGCCATGTGCGCCTCTCTAAAAAATCCGTTCAATCCGCGTAATCCGTGGTTAAAAACGGGCTGATCTCCCAAACGCGGTTTCCTTCAAGCCCGGCTCACCGTCACCGGGCGGCTACCCTTCTCCTGCCCGCTCCTCAGCACCACATAGACGCGGAATGAAGCTCTGGCTTCAGGCTCATCCAGATCGGAAATCGTCTCCACCTGGCACGTGCTGCCAGCGGTCACACGGCCCACCAACCGCTCGTCCTCCATCTCGTAGTCGGCTCCGGCCATGCCGCGCACGTCGTAGTGCGCCACCGCCGGATCGGCGCTCGGCGTCCACCACACGCGGGCGCAGTCGCCTTCCCATGAACAGTCCGCATCCACCGGCGCAGGAGCCTGGCCCTTGGGAACGGTCAGCACCGGCAGGCTCTTCACCAGTTCATGGTCCACTGGGAAAAACTCACGCACCCGGTCCCGATACATCTCCGCAAAGCCGTGGAGCTGATCCTGATACTCGTCGCGGCGGCCGCGCGAGCTCGCCAGCGCCTTCTCCGCCTTCGCCAGCGCGGAGGCCATCAAGCGCCGGGCAGACAGATCGGTGATGAAATCCAGTCGGGTGTATTCCGTAGGCAGGCAGAAAGCTTCCCCACTCTCCGTCTCCAGCTTCTGCCAGAGCACGCGTGCCTCTTCCGGAGAAATCTTCGGGTCCACTCCGCTGCCATGGAGATACTGCCGGAACTGGTTCATTCGCCGGGCCACGACCTTGTCCTGGGCCTCCAGATCATGAGCCTCCAAGGACCGGCTGGCCCGCGCCCGCGCGACCGCAGCCTGGGTCACCTCCAACTTTTCCCGCAGTTCCAGCAAAGTGGAGCGCCCTATCCGCCCTACCAGCAGCAAGGGATTCCCGTCCCCCCGGGCCGCATCCACAGCCGCCCAATGGACGAGCAACTCGTCCGCCAGGGGGAGAAAAGAGGCGGGGCCGTTGAGGGGCATGGCGGATATACAAGACCATTCCGCCCCCCAAGTCAGATCAAAACCTTGGCTAGTCCGTGATCGCGTGGGAAAAAAATCACGGAATGGCGCGGGTCCATGCCAAGTCCATTTCTTGTTAGGAAACGCGGGACACCCGGCCTCCGGGAGATCGTTCCTCTGGATCACCCCACCAAAATCACGCCTTCACCTGGTTTACATTGAATATACCGCATCAATGCCTAGTCTGCGCGCGATTTGAGTTATCTTTCCCCCAAAGACGCAATCCTCCACTCACCCTTCCAGTCGTGTTCCGCCTATCCTCCCTGATACTGGCAGTTGCCCTTTTCACCAGCCGGACTGCCAGAGCCGAGTTCAATCCCTCCCCTTACACCGGCCCGAATCCGGTCACGTATCCCATCGCCACCACCATCTATGGTGCGCAGTTCCAAACCGCGGATCTCGACCGCGACGGCCGCCAGGATCTTCTCGTCTATTACAAGGACTTCGGACTCTTCCTGCACCGCACGCTCGGCGCCACCTCCCTGCAGCAATATCCGCTCGCCTCGCCCCAGGTCCTCAGTACCCTGCAACTGGACTTCCTCCGCATCGCGGACCTGGATCAGGACGGCTATCCGGACATCGTTGCCTGCCGTCCGAACTATCCCTCCAACAACCAGATCTTCTGGCTGAGGAATCTTTACGGAGACACCGGCAGCGTCTCCTTCGAGACCACCCCACGGGTCATCAGTGCCTTTTCCAACGATGTCCGCGCGCTCTTCGTCGCGGATCTCGATGCGGACGGCGACCCGGATGTGATCAGCTGCACCAATTACAGTTCCGAGAAATTCTACCTGCACACAAACCGACTGAAGGAAGCGACCGCGGACATCGCGGCTCCGGTGCTTCTACCGGGCCAGGGACGCTACAACGATGGATCCTGCACCACCTTCTCCGATCTGGATGGGGATGGCGACCTGGACATCGCCACCCGTCTCGTTCTCAACGGTTACGTGACCACGATCTTGTGGATGGAGAACAAGACCATTGATACCTCCGGCTACACGCTGTACCTGATCCCCTCTCTGGCCAGTTCTTCCGCCCTCCCAGCCACCTCCACCGTGCCAACCGTGGTGGTGGCAAAGATCCAGGGTGAACTCTGGTTCCGTTTCATCAAGACCGGGCAACCCCCGGCCACCTACCGGGAAGCCGATTTCCCCACCCAGTCCGCCGCTCTCGCACAACTCCGCACCACCTTCAATACCTACGTCACCACAGCTCCAAGTGCCTTCGCCTCCCAGCAGTACATGCGGAAGATCACCTCGGTGTGCCGCTACCGTGTGGGCAATGGCACCCAGTTCACCAACCACTCCCTCTACTCGGCCTTCGTCCCGGGCACGAGCCAATATTATTCGCCAAACCAAATCCTCTGCGGCGATCTCGATGGCGATGGCGATGACGATATCTTCACGGGCTTCTGCGAAGCCTATGAAGCCTACAACGGCTGGTTCGAAAACCGCCTGAACGAAGAAGGTCACGCCGATTTCTCCGTCTTCCACAAGCTGAACCTGGAAGGCTATCAAGGCGCGGCCAAGCTGGCGGATGTCGATGGCAACGGGCGACCCGATCTCACCTACCTCAGCACCACCCTCAATACCGGCATCCGCGTCTGGTACGATTGCCACGACCTGCGCGGCACCGGCATGCCGTGGACCGAGGTGGTGAGAAAGGCGGCCGCTGGATCCTACAGCACCGCAGGCATCGGCAATTTCGCCCTTCTGGACTTGGATGGAGACGGCGATCTCGACATCGCCAGTGATGTGATCTCCGTACCGGATTGCTACCTTCTCCTGTCCGAAAACCTGACGGGCGAAACACCCTCGCCCTTTCTGCGTCAGGAAACGGAGCTGATCTCCGGCCTGCGTTCGAGTGACACGTTCCCATCCATTCTGGCGCAGGACCGCGATGGCGACGGCGATCCGGATATTTCACTAGGCCGCACCGGTTATTCCTATCGCAACAACTGGTCCACCGCTCCCACCTTCGGCTACACGGTGGACAACACGCTGGGCACTTTCAGTGCGGCTCCGGCACCGAACGCCGCCGTCAACGCCAACTTCAACACCTGGCTGGCCGCCCAGCCGTGGCAGAAAGCCGGAACCATTTTCACGCGACTGACTGCGGACATTGACGGCGATGGCGATCTGGACGTGGTGGTGCTCCATGGCGTGAGCGACTCATACAACGCCATCTCGTGGTTCGAAAACCGCTCGTCCGCCACACCGGATTTCAACGGTCCCTTCGGCATCACCGGCAATGTGAACTACCAAAGCAAGCTGGCGTGCGCCGACTACGATTCGGATGGCGACGTGGATGTCCTCGCGCTGTGTTCCATCGTCAAAAACGGCACCCTCACCCAGCGGCTGGCGGCTTTCGAGAACACCTCCTCCCCTTCCGACTTCACCCGCCAGGTCGTGGATGATCCGCAGGGCTTCCTGCGCAACTCGATCGCCAGCCCCACCTTCACCGCGAAGCTCCAGAGCAGCGCGGACCTGAACTGGGCGACGGGAGAAACCGTGGCCGTCACCGCCAAGCAGTTGCGGAATCCCCACGCCATGAAGGATCTCATGCGCTGGAGGGACCCCGCCCGGCCGAAGCGGTTCTACCGGCTCATCTACTCGCTGGACGCGCCCTGATCCGTTTACCAGATCCGCACCCGGTCCTCCGGCTTCACGTACAGCTTGTCACCCGGCCGGATGTTGAAGGCCTCGTACCACGCGTCCACGTTCCGCATCACGAAATTCACGCGCGCGACGGCGGGCGAATGCGGATCGGTGTGGAGCTGCTTGACCAGCGCCGCCTCGCGCATCTTCTGCCGCCAGACCTGCGCCCAGCCGAGGAACACGCGCTGGTCGCCGGTGGTGCCATCGATTACCGGCGCGGGCTTGCCCCCGAGCGAAGCCCGGTAGGCGGCGAGCGCGAGATTGATCCCGCCCATGTCGCCGATGTTCTCGCCCATCGTCAGCTTGCCGTTGATCTTTTCGCCCGGGAGGATCTCCTCCGATTGGTACTGTGCGCCTAGTTTTTCCGCACGTTCGTTGAACTTCCGCGCGTCCTCCGCGGTCCACCAGTCCTTCAGCACGCCATCGCCATTCGACTTGCGGCCCTGGTCGTCAAAACCATGGCTGATCTCATGGCCGATCACACCGCCGATGCCGCCGTAGTTCACCGCCGGGTCCGCATCGGGATCGAAGAACGGCGGTTGCAGGATCGCCGCCGGGAATACGATCTCGTTCATCGTCGAGTTGTAGTAGGCATTCACCTTTTGCGGCGGCATGCCCCACTCCTTGCGATCCACCGTCTTGTCCAGGCGGTCGAGATCGTGCTTCCATTCGAAGAGCCCGGAACGGCGGAGGTTTCCACACAGGTCGTCCGCCTTCACCTCATACGCGGAGTAATCGCGGAACTCATCCGGATAGCCGATCTTCACGCTGATCTTCGCCAGCTTGTCCTGCGCCGCCTTCTTCGTCTCCGCGCCCATCCAATCGAGCTGGTCGAGACGCTGTGCGAGCGCCTTCCGCACGTTGGCGACCAAGTCCAGCATCTTGGCCTTCGACTCCGCCGGGAAATAGCGGGCCACATAGACCTTCCCGACCTCCTCGCCCAGCGCCTCATTGGTCGCGGCAACCGCGCGCTTCCAGCGCGCCTGCTGCTCCGGCTGCCCGGAGAGCGTCTTCGCCCGGAAAGCGAACTGCGCGTCCACGAACGGCTTCGACAAATACGTCGCCGCGGAATCCGCCGTGCCGAACGCCGCCCAGGCTTTCAGCACGTCCAGCGGCGTCTCCGCGAAGACTTTCGCCTTCTTCGGGAAGGCCGACTTGTCACTGACCACGAGACGTTTGACCGAACCCAATCCGCGGACCTCCAGCACGCGCTTGAAATCGTAGCCCTCCGCGAACTTCGCCAGCTCATCGGGCGTCATCGGGTTGTAGGTCTTGTCGCGGTCGCGGAGTTCCGCGCGTTCCCAGCTCACCTCGGCAAGGCGGGTTTCGAATGCCAGGATGTCCTTCGCGCGCGCCTCCGGCTCCGGCCAGCCGATCAGCTTCAGCATCTCGACCATGTAGGCCTCATACTTCCCTTTGATCTCCGCAAAGCTGTCCTTGAGATAGTAATCCTTGTCCGGCAGTCCCAGGCCACCCGATCCCGCCGAGACACGGTAGTGCTCCGGGTCCTTCGGATCGGGGCCGATACCAACGCCGAACACGCCGCGGTGGAAGCCGCCCGGATTCGCCAGCACTCCGACGAGGGCCTCATGCGTCGCCGCGCCCTTGATCTCCGCGAGATCGGTTTCGATCGGTTTCGCGCCGAGGCTGTTCGCCTTTTCCTCATCCATGTAGGCGGCGAAAAACGCGGCGATCTTCGCGGTAGCGGCGTCCGGCTTCTTCACCGCGCTTTCCAGAATGTCCTTCACCCGCGCTTCGGACAGGATGCTCAGCGCGTCGAAGTTCCCGAACCGCACCCGATCCGGCGGGATCACCGTGCGCTCCACAAACTTGCCATTCGCATATTCGTAGAAGTCATCCCCCGGCTTCACCTCCAGATTCCGCCCGGAAAGGTCGAAGCCCCACGTCCCGAACCGCGGCGCGGCGGTGGTGACGGTGGGAGCATCCGGCTCGGCGGACACGGAATGGGTGGCAAGCATCAGCGCCGCGAAGGCGAGGGAGAAACGGGTGTGGAGCTTCATGAGAACAAACGGACGAAATGAACCGGCGCTACGCAAGCAGGTCCGGGACGGGGTGTCCAGAGGGGGAGAAGTCTTACAGCTCCACGCAGCCTGCTGTAGGACTCGAACCCCGGAACAATTGATGAAGAGTCAACTGCTCTACCAGCAACGCGCTCCCGTCCTACCTAGCCGGTTCGCTGCCGGTCATGGCACGGATGCGCCGGATGAACTCCTGCTCCGGCAGGGATGCCCTGAGCCCGGCCAGCATCGCACTGTCAGCCCCGGCCGGATAGCGGAAACCGTCTCCTTCATCCGTTGCCGCCGCGTGGACGGCTTTGGCGACGTCTTCCTCGGTGGTGTAGCCGGTGGGATAGTCCTGCATGGATTGGAAATAGCGCGCGGCATGTCCGGAGTAGGCCGGGGGAATCGGATGATCACCGGACGCGGCGGAGTTCGCGGCGAAATGAGTCGTGGGAGCGAGTCCCGGCTGGACGATCTTCACACGGATGCCGAGCACACCCGTTTCATAAGCCAGCGATTCCGAGAAGCCTTCGATGGCATATTTGCTGGCCGTATAGGCGGCGACCAACGGCATCGGCGCGATGCCGACACTCGAAGTCACATTGATGATCGTTCCCGATCCGTTCCCGCGCATGTGGGGAATGATGGCGCGGTTGGCCGCCATGACGCCAAAGGTGTTCGTCTCGAAGAGCTGGCGGATCGCCTCATCCGGCACCGCCTCGTGCGCTCCGAAATAACCGATGCCGGCGTTGTTGACGAACACATCGATCTTTCCGAAACGTGCGACACTCTTCCCGATGGCGTCCGCGATGGAGTCGGGTTGTGTCACATCGAGCGGCAGAAGCAGAAGCTGGTCACTGTCTTCGAACAATCCCGGTTGAGGCGTGCGCATGGTGGCGATGACGTTCCAGCCGCAAGCGAGAAAGAAGGAAGCGGTCGCCTTGCCGAAGCCGGAGGAGCAGCCGGTGATGAGAATGGTGGATGGCATGGTTCTGTTTTCGTTTTGGTTTGATCGACGGGATGAAATTAGCAAAAACCAATCGGACTTTCTATAACGCTTAGTCCATATTTCATCACAAATAGTCCAGATGGATACCCTTTCCACCATCGTCGCCCTTCTCAAACCCCAGGCCCACGGGGCCAAGCTCGTACACGGCGCGGGGCGCTGGGGAGTGCGTTACGCCGAGTTCGGACATCCGAGCTATGCGCTGGTGTTGAAAGGACCGTGCTGGCTGGCGGCGGAAGGAGCACCCGCCCGAACGCTGGAAACCGGAGATTTCATCCTCTTTCCCGCAACTCCGCGTTTCACGCTGGCCAGTGATGCGAAGGTCCGCCCGAAGCTGCTGGCACCAGTTCCATCCGGACGGCAGATGGAGGAAGTTGTTCATGGCGACTCCACCATGGAACCTTCTGCCAGCCTGCTGGGTGGTTACTTCATGTTTGATCCGGTCAACGCCTCGATCCTTACCAGCCTGCTTCCCAAGATGCTGCATTTGCACGCGGGAGATCCTGCCGCCGACAGTCTGGCTCCCCTTGTCGGACTCATCAAACGGGAGGCACTTGGAAATCGCCCGGGACAATCACTCGTTCTGAATCGCCTGGTCGAAGTCCTGTTGGTCGAAGCCTTGCGATCCGCTCCATCGGAAACAGCCGCAAAAGGGTTGCTGGCGGGCTTGCAGGATTCGCGTCTCGCCGCCGCATTGCAGGCCATCCACACGCGGCCCGCCCATCCGTGGACGCTGGACACGCTCGCCCGCGAGGCCTCGATGTCGCGTTCGTCTTTTGCGGAACATTTCGCCCGCGTGATGGAGGTGACGCCGTTGCGTTATCTGCTGCAGTGGCGCCTCACCATGGCCAGGGATCTGTTGAGCCGGGGGGACATGACCGTTGCGGAAACCGCCCTGGCCGTGGGTTATGAATCGGCCAGCGGCTTCAGCATCGCTTTCAACCGCGAGATAGGTCAGCCGCCGGTGACCTACAAGGAAAGGTCGAAGAAGACCTCCAACCGTGTCCGGAATCGTGGATGCCGGCCGGGTTGATCAGACCGCGGCTGACAACCGCCAAGACATGGCGGTTGTTAGATGGTGCATTGGAAATGCGTGAGCTTCTTCAACTCATCATGACGCCAGCACACGCGAAGACGGGGGTGGCCCGGGCCCGATAGATCTTGTGACCGCCTGCCACCGCCCATAAAACCGCAGGCTGACAGCCTTGGTGGCAATCCGTACCAAGGCCATCCCCTCCCCAAAGAAATCATGAACTCTCCATTTCGCAAAGCCGTGATCGTCGCGCTCGGCGCGTCTTATCTGTGTATGCACGCACCGCATGCCCGCGGTGAGGACAAACCCGCCGATGCCAAGCCCAAACACGACGCCAAGAAACCCACCGCCGCCTCGTTGGTCGCGGACATGGGCAAGTCCGTCGCCTTCATCGCGCATGCGGCGAAGGACAAGATCAGCGTGAAATCCAAGGAAGCCCGCCCGTTCTGGAGCGCGCTCCGCGATTGCAGCAAGGCCGTCGACCAGTTGGAAGCCGGCGTGAAGGCCAACGACGAGAACACGCTCAAGGGGCTCGATGCTCTCGGCGTGAGCGTCCACCAGCTTGCCGCCGCATGGGGCGTGCTCAGCGGTTCCCATGAGGGGGTCGAGGTCACACCCGGCCTCAAATCGCTCTCGAAGTCCTATGAAACCTTCCTCTTCCACTTCGGCCCATCCGTGGCGCGGAAGAAGATGGGCGGCGAGGTCACCGAAGCCGAAAAGGCGCAACTGGCGGCGGCACGCGCCGAGGTGAAATCGATCAAGGCCCAGTTGAAGGCCATCGAGAGCAAGGCCAAACCGAAGTCCTATCAGCAGCGGTTCGTCCACGACATCGTGGGTCTCTGCGATGAAACCGACAAGGTGACCGGCAACGACCTGAATGCCTATTGTGCGTATCTCTTCCAATACAACCGGCTCAAGTACACCGCCCTCGCCTACAATTCGCTGGTGGACGACTGGTTCCCGGATTTTTCGAAGGACTGGGGCACGGTGGTGAAGGAAAACAAAACTCCCGGTGCGGGCGAGTTCTCGAACACCGCCGTCACCTACTACAAGGACTGGAAATACTCCAGCCAGCCGGTCCACAAGGCGGGAGACTACTACGAGGTGACCGCCTGCGTGTCCGTGATCTCCGAGTCCGAAGAGGCCACGTATGAATCCTACACCGAGTCCTATTCCGAAGAAACCGCCACCGAGGAATCCGCCGAAGAGCTGGCCCAGGTGACCGAGGAGGTCTCCATCGATGAAGACGATCATGAATCCTTCGCCGATGAATCGGACGGCACCGACATCGACGAGAGCATGGAGGACGGCTCCGCCGACGAGGATGATGACGGCGGTGGAGAAGACGATGGAGACGACGAGGACGAATAATCGTCCCGCATGCTCCGATCCCAACACCCCGCGCCGGTTCCGGACAGCGGGGTGTTTTGTTTTACAAGATCCACCGACCGCACTGAAGAAGCACGCCGCTACGAAAGTGGCTTCTCAAAACGTATACGCCACGCCGAGGGAGATCACGAACGCGGAGTCGAAGGAAAGACTCGCCTCCGACCCTCCGGCGGTGACGTCGAATTGGCTGAGATACTGGTAACGGCCACCGAAGAGAACGGACCAATCGGAGTTGACCTTCCAATCGGCTGTCGCTCCAAGATAGAAGCCGGGCAGGAAGTCGGACTTCGAGCCGCGGCCGTTGCTGGTCTGGGTACCGAGTCCGGTGACGGTGGTGGCGGAGTGCATCTCGTAATCGCCATCGGCCCAGCCAAGACTGATGCCCGCTTCGAGAAGCACGTCGAACTTGTCGGTGATCGGGATTTCCAAATACGGCCCGAAGCTGAGCACCGCGAGATTCACGTCGAGCTCGCGGCTGCCGGTGACGAAGCCGGTGCCACCATTCGAGATGGTGCGGATGGGCTGGTCCCCCAACAGCGGACCAGGTCCGTTGAAGGAACCGGTGTAGGGAGCCTGCGGTGGAATGGTGCCGCCGAGATCGAAGGAATCGGTGACGGTGGTCAGACCGGTGAAGACCGCATCGTGGTTGCTGATGCCGAGATGGGAATACATGAGTCCGGCCCGGAAACCCCACGTGGCTTTGTGACCATCGAGTCCTGAGAAACCGACCGGACCCATGTCACGGTAAGCAAACAGGTCCACGCCGGGATTGGCTCCGCCATCTTCGCGGGCGCTGCCGGTGGCGCGGCTGTTGGTGATGGAGTAGTTGATGGAGCCCGTTCCCGCCGGGTTGTATTGGCTGGCGTTGTTGTAGGACCAGTTGGTGGTCGCGTTGCCGAGATTGCCGGAGGAGTCGATGTGGACGAAGCCGTCGTCATAGTCGCGGTTGACGGTGCCGCCGAGTGGCTGCGGAGTGAACGAGCTCTGGAAGGTGCCGAGGCGGGTGAAGTCCGTTTTGATGCCAAGGATCTGCGCGCCGCCGATGCCGAAACGCCAAGGCGATGTCGGCTCCGGCATCACCATTTCCGACACGGGTTGACCGGCATGCGCCGCAGCGGCCAAGGCGAAGACCGACAGCGGAAGGAAGCGTGAAGTCATCATGGGTCGAAAGGAGGTTGGAAGGATCGATCGGAGCGGCGGAGTTCAGGGGACTTCGTTGACGAGGTAGAAGCGGGTGGTCACCGAGGGATCGGCGGGCGAGATACTGGTGAACGGAGCGCCATCATCGATCCATTGGGTGCGATTGGCGTTGGCCTGGATCGGCACCGGGCAGTCATACCAACTGTTGGGAGCCATGGTGGCGCTATAACGGACGCGGTACCAGTGGCCGGGGATGGAGTCGAACTCCAGCAGAACGGTGCCATTGGCCAGTTTGACGATGCGTGGTTGGACGCCCGGACCGGGAGGACCGGCGACAGCAGACACGGGCAGGATCTCCACCGTCAGGCCCGGATTGAAGGGATTCGGGAAGGTGCGGGTGCTGGTGTAGAAGAGGAGTTTGACGGGTACGGTGGCATCAACGGCCACTGGATAGGCATAGTCGACGTAAGGATCCGGAGTGAGGCTGGTGGCATTGTAGAGACGCAGGCTCGGATACGCGGCGATGTAGGAAGCGTAGTCGACATGCACGCGGAAGCCATTGATCGGCAGAGGCGTGGTATTGGTCACGTTGACGGTCAGTTCGAAGAGGCCGGTCTGGCGGTTGAGCACGCCGGTGGTGCCGACCTGGGCCGGGGTCGGCGTGAGCGTGCCGACGGAAACCGGATCGGTATCGCTGTTGTTGCCGCTGACCGGATCGGGGTTCGAGGAGGAAGCCGTGGCGGTGTTGTTGATGACCGTCCCCGTGGGCACACTGGCGCCGACCTGGGTCACGACTGTGAAGGCTGCGGAGCCGCCATTGGCCAGCGTGCTGCGGGTGAAGGTCACCGTTCCACTTGCTCCCACCGCCGGATTCAAGATGTTCCAGCCGCCGGGAGCGGTGGCGGAGACGAAGACCATGTTCGCGGTCGTCGGGAAGGAGACGCTGGGATTGGCCGCGTCCGCCGGACCGAGGTTGCTCAGCGCGAGGGCGAAGGAAACGATGCTGCCCTTCGGCGCGGTGGTGGGCGTGGCGGTCACATCCAGCGCGAGATCGGCATTCAAAACGAGGGTATCGTTGTCGGTGGCGCTGTTGTTACCGGGATTCGGATCGGTGACGCCCGCCGGAGCCGCGACGGTCGCGGTGTTCGACAGCGTGCCGGAGGCCGAGCCGGAGATGGTCGCGCTGACGGTGTAGGTCACGGAACCGCCCGCCGGGAGATTGACCGCGGCATTGATATTGCCGGAACCGGAGGTCGCCGGAGGAACGCCACCGCCCGCACCCACTGCCGTCCAGGTGCAGGTGAGCGAAGCCGGGAACGTATCGGCGACGGTGGCACCGGGCGCATTGCTCGGGCCGGCGTTGCTGGCGGTGATGGTGTAGGTGACGGAACCTCCCGGCTGGGCGGTGGTGACACCATCGGTCTTCGTGATCGAGAGGTCCGCGCTCGGAGTGAGGGTGTCGGTATCGGTGGCGCTGTTGTTACCGGGATTCGGATCGGTGATCCCCGCTGGCACGGCGATGGTGGCGGTATTCGACAGCGAGCCGGTGGCGGCGGCAGAGATGGCTGCGTTGACGGTGTAGGTGACCGAGCCGCCCGCAGGGAGATTGACCGCGGCATTGATATTGCCGGAACCGGAGGTCGCCGGAGGAACCCCTCCCCCTGCTCCC belongs to Luteolibacter ambystomatis and includes:
- a CDS encoding AraC family transcriptional regulator, with the protein product MDTLSTIVALLKPQAHGAKLVHGAGRWGVRYAEFGHPSYALVLKGPCWLAAEGAPARTLETGDFILFPATPRFTLASDAKVRPKLLAPVPSGRQMEEVVHGDSTMEPSASLLGGYFMFDPVNASILTSLLPKMLHLHAGDPAADSLAPLVGLIKREALGNRPGQSLVLNRLVEVLLVEALRSAPSETAAKGLLAGLQDSRLAAALQAIHTRPAHPWTLDTLAREASMSRSSFAEHFARVMEVTPLRYLLQWRLTMARDLLSRGDMTVAETALAVGYESASGFSIAFNREIGQPPVTYKERSKKTSNRVRNRGCRPG